The Streptomyces sp. HUAS CB01 genome has a segment encoding these proteins:
- a CDS encoding ATP-binding SpoIIE family protein phosphatase, producing MNFTRWSARLPGTQRRAAARTDRGSVPAARGEYARRPDRQPDATDVVTDPPGAQEPPAESGLPALEHFPVRGLLDGLPALVALVHGPEHRVSYVNEAYESAFGPRSTGAAAAAACPELAELGLLPLLDQVLRSGKPRTVKSRRVRGGGSYTVTCLPAEAPDPHREGELVKGVLVFAADVTAHAEAAERLRASESRHREAAVTLQRSLLPQELEQPDDLRIAADYRPGGTDAAVGGDWYDVITLGAGRTALVIGDVMGRGVRAAAVMGQLRTAVRAYARLDLPPHEVLQLLDGLASEIDPSQIATCVYAVHDPNEGRLVYASAGHLPILVRDADGTIHRAEEPTGPPLGTGGWLHSSGTIPLQPGSTAVLYTDGLVERRGEDIDEGVAALERALAGATGTPQVVCDRLIRSLGVTADHDDDVAVLVLQHPTRSGGDAELFHNAALELLGGVEAAPRARAFASGVLASWRFPVELRDLGVLAASELVANSLQHGTPPMRLRLRRTDRRLIIEVTDGDDHLPRRRRAETEDEAGRGISIVATIASSWGSRRTPGGGKAVWCEFALPEPPG from the coding sequence GTGAACTTCACGCGTTGGAGCGCCCGGCTCCCCGGTACGCAGCGTCGCGCCGCAGCACGGACGGACCGCGGTTCCGTCCCCGCGGCCCGCGGTGAGTACGCCCGGCGGCCGGACCGGCAGCCCGACGCCACCGACGTCGTCACCGACCCGCCCGGCGCCCAGGAACCGCCGGCGGAATCCGGCCTTCCGGCGCTTGAGCACTTCCCCGTCCGCGGGCTGCTCGACGGGCTGCCCGCGCTCGTCGCCCTCGTCCACGGCCCCGAGCACCGCGTCTCGTACGTCAACGAGGCGTACGAGTCGGCGTTCGGCCCCCGCTCCACGGGTGCCGCGGCCGCAGCGGCCTGCCCCGAACTCGCCGAGCTGGGCCTGCTCCCGCTGCTGGACCAGGTGCTGCGCAGCGGCAAGCCGCGCACGGTGAAGTCCCGTCGGGTCCGGGGCGGCGGTTCGTACACGGTCACGTGCCTGCCCGCCGAGGCTCCCGACCCGCACCGGGAAGGCGAACTCGTCAAGGGCGTGCTCGTCTTCGCCGCCGACGTCACGGCCCACGCCGAGGCCGCCGAGCGGCTGCGCGCCAGCGAGAGCCGTCACCGCGAGGCCGCCGTCACGCTGCAGCGCTCACTCCTCCCGCAGGAGCTCGAACAGCCCGACGACCTGCGGATCGCCGCCGACTACCGCCCGGGCGGCACGGACGCCGCGGTCGGCGGCGACTGGTACGACGTGATCACGCTCGGCGCCGGCCGCACCGCGCTCGTCATCGGCGACGTCATGGGCCGGGGCGTGCGGGCGGCCGCCGTCATGGGCCAGCTGCGCACCGCCGTCCGCGCGTACGCCCGCCTCGACCTGCCCCCGCACGAAGTGCTCCAGCTCCTCGACGGCCTGGCCTCCGAGATCGACCCCAGCCAGATCGCCACCTGCGTGTACGCGGTGCACGACCCGAACGAGGGACGGCTCGTGTACGCGTCCGCCGGCCATCTGCCGATCCTCGTGCGCGATGCCGACGGCACCATCCACCGGGCCGAGGAGCCGACCGGCCCGCCGCTCGGCACCGGCGGCTGGCTGCACTCCTCCGGCACGATCCCGCTGCAGCCGGGCTCCACCGCCGTGCTCTACACGGACGGACTGGTCGAGCGGCGGGGCGAGGACATCGACGAGGGCGTCGCCGCGCTGGAGCGGGCACTGGCCGGAGCGACCGGCACGCCCCAGGTCGTGTGCGACCGGCTGATCCGCTCCCTGGGGGTCACCGCGGACCATGACGATGATGTCGCGGTCCTCGTGCTCCAGCACCCGACCCGCTCGGGCGGCGACGCGGAGCTCTTCCACAACGCCGCGCTGGAGCTGCTCGGCGGTGTGGAGGCGGCGCCCCGTGCGCGCGCGTTCGCGTCGGGGGTGCTGGCCTCGTGGCGGTTCCCGGTGGAGCTGCGCGACCTCGGCGTGCTCGCCGCGAGCGAGCTGGTCGCGAACTCGCTCCAGCACGGCACGCCCCCCATGCGGCTGCGGCTGCGGCGCACCGACCGCCGGCTGATCATCGAGGTCACGGACGGCGACGACCATCTGCCGCGCCGCCGCCGGGCGGAAACGGAGGACGAGGCGGGTCGCGGGATCTCCATCGTCGCGACGATCGCCTCGTCCTGGGGGAGCCGCCGCACTCCGGGCGGCGGCAAAGCGGTGTGGTGCGAGTTCGCCCTGCCCGAACCGCCCGGTTAG
- a CDS encoding NAD(P)/FAD-dependent oxidoreductase, which yields MVKAAYSRDTTPGTSPRTRILVAGGGYVGMYTAIRLQQKLKRELERGDVEIVVVSAEPYMTYQPFLPEAAAGSISPRHVVVPLRRVLYRCKVVSGEIRSVDHAKRTATFTTLATEEEGAGAIQIGYDELVLAPGSVSRTLPVPGLAEYAIGFKTVEEAIGLRNHVIEQMDIASSTREPALRDAALTFVVVGGGYAGVEALAELEDMARYATRYYHNIKPEDLKWVLVEASNRILPEVGEEMGKYAIRELRARNIDVRLDTRLDSCENRVAVLSDGSRLPTRTVVWTAGVKPAPVLAATDLPLNERGRLKCTAELTVEGTEHAWSAGDAAAVPDVTAEEPGTECAPNAQHAVRQTKVLAENLVASLRGQPLQTYAHKYVGSVASLGLHKGVAHVYGRKLKGYPAWLMHRAYHLSRMPTFNRKARILAEWTLSGLFKREIVSLGSLEHPRAEFELAAGGVPSRPLARRHEDPPMSARERRRGQAPGARPPGASGAPSGAAPEDRERKGPDAPAPGTEEG from the coding sequence ATGGTGAAGGCTGCATACTCCCGGGACACGACCCCCGGCACCTCGCCGCGCACGCGCATTCTCGTCGCCGGCGGGGGATACGTGGGGATGTACACCGCGATCCGTCTCCAGCAGAAGCTGAAGAGAGAGCTGGAGCGCGGCGACGTCGAGATCGTGGTCGTGTCGGCCGAGCCCTACATGACCTACCAGCCCTTCCTCCCCGAGGCGGCCGCTGGCTCCATCTCGCCCCGCCACGTGGTCGTACCGCTCCGCCGGGTCCTGTACAGATGCAAGGTCGTCAGCGGTGAGATCCGGTCCGTGGACCACGCCAAGCGCACCGCGACCTTCACCACCCTCGCCACCGAGGAGGAGGGCGCCGGCGCGATCCAGATCGGGTACGACGAACTCGTACTCGCCCCCGGCTCCGTCTCGCGCACGCTGCCCGTACCCGGACTCGCCGAGTACGCCATCGGCTTCAAGACCGTCGAGGAGGCCATCGGCCTGCGCAACCACGTCATCGAGCAGATGGACATCGCCTCCTCCACCCGTGAGCCCGCACTGCGCGACGCGGCGCTCACCTTCGTCGTCGTCGGCGGCGGCTACGCGGGCGTCGAAGCGCTCGCCGAGCTCGAGGACATGGCCCGCTACGCCACGCGCTACTACCACAACATCAAGCCGGAGGACCTGAAGTGGGTCCTCGTCGAGGCGAGCAACCGGATCCTCCCGGAGGTCGGCGAGGAGATGGGGAAGTACGCCATCCGGGAGTTGCGGGCCCGCAACATCGACGTCCGGCTCGACACCCGCCTCGACTCCTGCGAGAACCGTGTCGCCGTTCTCAGCGACGGCTCCAGGCTGCCGACCCGCACGGTCGTGTGGACCGCGGGTGTGAAGCCCGCGCCCGTCCTGGCGGCCACGGACCTGCCGCTGAACGAGCGCGGCCGCCTCAAGTGCACCGCGGAACTCACCGTCGAGGGGACCGAGCACGCCTGGTCGGCCGGCGACGCCGCCGCCGTCCCCGACGTCACCGCCGAGGAGCCCGGCACGGAGTGCGCGCCGAACGCCCAGCACGCGGTACGCCAGACGAAGGTGCTCGCCGAGAACCTCGTCGCCTCCCTGCGCGGGCAGCCCCTGCAGACCTACGCCCACAAGTACGTCGGATCCGTGGCGTCGCTGGGGCTGCACAAGGGCGTGGCGCATGTGTACGGCCGCAAGCTGAAGGGCTATCCCGCCTGGCTGATGCACCGCGCGTACCATCTCAGCCGCATGCCCACGTTCAACCGGAAGGCCCGCATCCTCGCCGAGTGGACCCTGTCCGGGCTGTTCAAGCGTGAGATCGTCTCCCTCGGGTCGCTGGAGCACCCGCGTGCCGAGTTCGAACTCGCCGCGGGCGGCGTCCCGTCCAGGCCGCTCGCCCGACGTCATGAGGACCCGCCCATGAGCGCCCGGGAGAGAAGGCGGGGCCAGGCTCCCGGTGCCCGTCCTCCCGGCGCGTCCGGGGCACCGTCCGGGGCCGCGCCCGAGGACCGGGAGAGAAAGGGCCCGGACGCTCCGGCACCCGGAACCGAGGAGGGCTGA
- a CDS encoding sigma-70 family RNA polymerase sigma factor, with the protein MSGDGRNEPHAGGTGEETGGRVPSQREGGSSGPTADASPSLSAPSDADLVVRMRGGDDSAYEELFRRHAEAVRRYARTCCRDAHTADDLTAEVFARTLQAVRGGAGPEQAVRAYLLTTVRRVAASWTRSARREQLVEDFAVFADQAARATEVPREDTLELGADVRAMHEAERSMALQAFRSLPERWQAVLWHTTVEEEPPSAVAPLFGLTANATAVLASRAREGLKQAYLQAHVSSALTSGGDCSRYADRLGAYARGGLRMRAERGLRKHLEACVRCRLAAGELEQVNSGIPALLPVAVIGWFAAGYSLKAAGIVAGGAAGAGAAAAAAGSGAAGGAAGSSAGGAGAAAGSGSASGASGVSGGAAVAEGLAAPVKAGIAAAVAAAVGVGLVWALSADPSPASRPHVRPPVAQPVVPAPPATPAPTPERPDSPAPVAPSAPAPRGPAPAAPPTVPAPAPALPAPAPSKPPVPVPVPPRPPGETPAPSPTPPPPTTVHQLNQLQYGVAGDHTNPEVRLGASSWIWKRHGMSIGGTRYEHGVSVHARSSVTIDLNRECIAYDALVGVDDMTLGLGSVRFSVYADGARQWRSPVLRGGDPAAPVSVDLTGLGTLRLVVEPHGPRPLAATAIADWARSRITCVQLPPGRGAPRHAPRHAPR; encoded by the coding sequence ATGAGCGGTGACGGTCGCAACGAGCCGCACGCCGGGGGGACCGGCGAGGAGACCGGCGGGCGGGTTCCGTCGCAGCGCGAGGGCGGCTCGTCGGGGCCCACCGCTGACGCCTCCCCCTCCCTTTCGGCGCCCTCGGACGCCGACCTGGTCGTGCGCATGCGCGGGGGCGACGACAGCGCGTACGAGGAACTCTTCCGGAGGCACGCGGAGGCCGTGCGCCGCTACGCACGCACCTGCTGCCGGGACGCCCACACCGCGGACGACCTGACGGCCGAGGTGTTCGCCAGGACGCTGCAGGCGGTGCGCGGAGGCGCCGGACCGGAGCAGGCGGTACGGGCCTATCTGCTCACCACCGTGCGCCGCGTCGCCGCCTCCTGGACGAGGTCCGCCCGCCGGGAGCAACTGGTCGAGGACTTCGCGGTCTTCGCCGACCAGGCGGCCCGCGCCACCGAGGTGCCGCGCGAGGACACGCTCGAACTCGGTGCGGACGTGCGCGCCATGCACGAGGCCGAGCGGTCCATGGCTCTGCAGGCCTTCCGCTCGCTGCCCGAACGCTGGCAGGCGGTGCTGTGGCACACCACCGTCGAGGAGGAGCCGCCGAGCGCGGTGGCACCGCTGTTCGGACTCACCGCCAACGCCACGGCTGTCCTGGCCAGCCGGGCGCGGGAAGGGCTCAAGCAGGCCTATCTGCAGGCACATGTGAGTTCCGCGCTCACCTCGGGCGGCGACTGCTCCCGCTACGCCGACCGGCTCGGCGCTTACGCCCGGGGCGGGCTCCGGATGCGGGCCGAGCGCGGACTGCGCAAGCATCTGGAGGCGTGCGTCCGGTGCCGGCTGGCCGCTGGCGAGCTGGAACAGGTCAACTCCGGTATCCCCGCGCTGCTGCCGGTCGCCGTCATCGGCTGGTTCGCGGCGGGGTACTCCCTCAAGGCCGCCGGGATCGTGGCGGGCGGTGCGGCGGGAGCGGGCGCCGCCGCGGCCGCGGCCGGGTCCGGTGCGGCGGGCGGTGCGGCGGGATCCTCCGCGGGTGGCGCGGGCGCCGCGGCCGGGTCCGGGTCGGCCTCCGGCGCCTCGGGCGTCTCGGGGGGCGCGGCCGTGGCGGAAGGGCTCGCCGCTCCCGTGAAGGCCGGGATCGCCGCTGCGGTGGCGGCCGCCGTGGGCGTGGGGCTGGTGTGGGCGCTCTCGGCGGACCCGAGCCCGGCGTCGCGGCCCCATGTTCGGCCGCCCGTGGCTCAGCCCGTCGTTCCGGCGCCTCCGGCCACGCCGGCGCCGACACCGGAGCGGCCGGACTCCCCCGCGCCCGTCGCGCCATCCGCGCCGGCGCCGCGTGGACCGGCACCCGCAGCGCCGCCGACGGTCCCGGCTCCCGCTCCGGCCCTTCCGGCGCCCGCGCCGTCGAAGCCGCCGGTACCGGTGCCCGTGCCGCCCCGGCCGCCCGGGGAGACGCCTGCGCCCTCGCCGACACCTCCCCCGCCCACGACCGTCCACCAGCTCAACCAGCTCCAGTACGGGGTGGCCGGCGACCACACGAACCCCGAGGTACGGCTCGGCGCGAGCAGTTGGATCTGGAAGCGCCACGGCATGTCCATCGGCGGAACCCGGTACGAGCACGGGGTCTCCGTCCACGCCCGGTCGTCCGTGACGATCGACCTGAACCGCGAGTGCATCGCGTACGACGCGCTCGTCGGCGTCGACGACATGACGCTGGGGCTGGGATCGGTGCGCTTCTCCGTGTACGCGGACGGGGCGCGGCAGTGGAGGTCCCCGGTGCTGCGGGGCGGTGATCCGGCGGCACCCGTGTCCGTGGACCTCACCGGCCTCGGGACGCTCCGCCTGGTCGTCGAACCGCACGGCCCACGGCCGCTCGCCGCGACGGCGATCGCCGACTGGGCGCGGTCGCGGATCACCTGCGTACAGCTCCCCCCAGGGCGCGGCGCTCCCCGACACGCGCCACGTCACGCGCCGCGCTGA
- a CDS encoding TetR/AcrR family transcriptional regulator, whose protein sequence is MHIQDSHWPGAVATEAGGNGRVGAAATSRSAPLRVDAQRNLEHVLRAAREVFGELGYGAPMEDVARRARVGVGTVYRRFPSKDVLVRRIAEEETSRLTEQARTALGQEEEPWSALSRFLRTSVASGAGRLLPPHVLRVGVADDSTVVEDAVREETRVPQQRMGLAGQPELRVVAPRPVPAAEQDDTGAGELLDVVGQLVDRAREAGELRGDVTVADVLLVIATAAPSLPDAAQQAAASARLLDILLEGLRSRPV, encoded by the coding sequence ATGCACATTCAGGATTCGCATTGGCCGGGCGCTGTCGCCACGGAGGCCGGTGGCAACGGGCGCGTGGGAGCGGCTGCGACCAGCCGTTCGGCGCCGCTGCGCGTGGACGCGCAGCGCAATCTGGAGCACGTGCTGAGGGCCGCGCGCGAGGTGTTCGGCGAGCTCGGCTACGGCGCACCGATGGAGGACGTGGCACGTCGGGCGCGGGTGGGCGTGGGCACGGTCTACCGCCGCTTCCCGAGCAAGGACGTGCTGGTACGGCGGATAGCCGAGGAGGAGACGTCCCGGCTGACGGAGCAGGCACGTACCGCGCTCGGCCAGGAGGAGGAGCCCTGGTCCGCGCTCTCCCGCTTCCTCCGCACGTCGGTCGCCTCGGGTGCGGGCCGGCTGCTGCCGCCGCATGTCCTGCGGGTGGGAGTGGCCGACGACTCGACGGTCGTCGAGGACGCGGTCCGGGAGGAGACGCGGGTGCCGCAGCAGCGGATGGGCCTCGCGGGTCAGCCCGAACTGCGGGTGGTCGCACCGCGTCCGGTGCCCGCGGCCGAGCAGGACGACACGGGCGCGGGCGAGCTGCTCGACGTCGTGGGACAGCTGGTCGACCGGGCACGGGAAGCCGGTGAACTGCGCGGCGACGTCACGGTGGCGGACGTGCTGCTGGTGATAGCCACCGCCGCGCCGTCCCTTCCGGACGCGGCGCAGCAGGCGGCCGCCTCGGCCCGGCTGCTGGACATCCTGCTGGAGGGTCTGCGGTCGCGGCCCGTGTGA